One Arthrobacter sp. StoSoilB19 DNA window includes the following coding sequences:
- a CDS encoding DUF1097 domain-containing protein has product MKPLVIIGITAGILAGLWTQFSTPLGLITWVGFLSWACFFAAGGKRAALLKTIPANLSGVLWGAIIVWGAANLPIPGALGISVAVAAFAMCVQARWSLLGFIPGAFAGCAAYFGATFDVAGTCLALIVGACLGWLSEYTAGLLTTAKKDQASVPVADTQPVA; this is encoded by the coding sequence ATGAAGCCCCTCGTCATCATCGGAATCACCGCCGGCATCCTCGCCGGGCTCTGGACCCAATTCAGCACACCCTTGGGCCTTATAACCTGGGTCGGATTCCTCTCCTGGGCATGCTTCTTCGCAGCCGGCGGAAAACGCGCCGCACTCCTCAAAACGATCCCTGCCAACCTCTCCGGAGTCCTCTGGGGCGCCATCATCGTCTGGGGAGCGGCGAACCTCCCCATCCCCGGCGCGCTCGGCATCTCCGTCGCCGTCGCAGCGTTCGCCATGTGCGTCCAGGCCCGCTGGAGCCTCCTGGGCTTCATCCCCGGAGCGTTTGCCGGATGCGCCGCCTACTTTGGCGCCACCTTCGACGTGGCCGGCACCTGTCTGGCCTTAATCGTCGGCGCCTGCCTTGGGTGGCTCTCCGAATACACCGCGGGGCTCCTCACCACGGCTAAAAAGGACCAGGCATCCGTCCCGGTCGCGGACACGCAACCCGTCGCCTGA
- a CDS encoding amidohydrolase family protein yields the protein MSKTLFTNVNILDSTGAQPFLGEVLVIDERITDVRPGTGNLPREGARVIDGRGQTLMSGLCDAHTHFTWNDGDLNSLETMNVEEHLLHTVESAKYYIDYGYTMCFGAASAKKRLDVVVRDAINAGRIPGPRYLANGQEIATTAGDLVPGITQIADGVEEMRKVVRETIGLGVDQIKLSISGEEITGTKAATDTYITEEELQVAVDEAHRRHVRVCTHARSRDSVLISLKTGVDMIYHASYIDDEGMDLLEAAKDRVFVAPAINWLVATLQDAEAFGYSHEAAEQAGYARELDIAVKAMQEMRRRGIRVLPGGDYGFAWTPRGTYARDLDHFVKLFGYTEMEAIIAATALGGELFEKPNELGKVLPGFYADMILVDGNPLEDITILQDINKITAVMKNGEFHRAPVEPTPATPDNADPADLALTHL from the coding sequence ATGTCGAAAACCCTCTTCACCAACGTCAACATCCTCGACAGCACCGGCGCCCAGCCCTTCCTCGGCGAAGTGCTCGTCATCGATGAGCGCATCACCGACGTCCGTCCCGGCACGGGCAACCTGCCCCGCGAAGGCGCCCGGGTCATCGACGGCCGCGGCCAGACCCTGATGTCGGGCCTGTGCGACGCACACACCCACTTCACCTGGAACGATGGGGACCTCAACAGCCTCGAAACCATGAACGTCGAGGAACACCTGCTGCACACCGTCGAGTCAGCCAAGTACTACATCGACTACGGGTACACCATGTGCTTCGGCGCGGCCAGCGCCAAGAAGCGGCTCGATGTCGTCGTACGCGACGCCATCAACGCCGGCCGGATCCCAGGCCCCCGCTACCTGGCCAACGGCCAGGAAATCGCGACCACCGCAGGGGACCTCGTGCCCGGCATCACCCAGATCGCCGACGGCGTGGAGGAAATGCGCAAAGTGGTTCGTGAAACCATCGGACTGGGCGTGGACCAGATCAAACTCAGCATCTCCGGTGAGGAAATCACCGGCACCAAGGCAGCCACCGACACCTACATCACCGAAGAAGAACTCCAGGTCGCCGTCGACGAGGCGCACCGCCGGCACGTGCGCGTCTGCACCCACGCCCGCAGCCGCGACTCTGTGCTCATTTCCCTGAAAACCGGCGTCGACATGATCTACCACGCCTCCTACATTGATGACGAAGGCATGGACCTCCTCGAGGCCGCCAAGGACCGCGTCTTCGTCGCCCCTGCCATCAACTGGCTGGTCGCAACGCTCCAAGACGCCGAAGCGTTCGGCTACTCCCACGAGGCGGCCGAACAGGCCGGCTACGCCCGCGAACTCGACATCGCCGTCAAGGCAATGCAGGAGATGCGCCGCCGCGGCATCCGCGTGCTGCCCGGCGGAGACTACGGCTTCGCCTGGACGCCCCGCGGAACGTACGCCCGGGACCTGGACCACTTCGTGAAGCTCTTCGGCTACACCGAAATGGAAGCCATCATCGCTGCCACCGCCCTCGGCGGGGAACTCTTCGAAAAGCCCAACGAACTCGGCAAGGTCCTGCCCGGCTTCTACGCCGACATGATCCTCGTCGACGGCAACCCGCTCGAAGACATCACCATCCTGCAGGACATCAACAAGATCACCGCAGTGATGAAGAACGGCGAGTTTCACCGCGCACCGGTGGAACCCACGCCTGCGACTCCCGACAACGCGGACCCCGCCGACCTCGCCCTGACCCACCTCTAA
- a CDS encoding alpha/beta hydrolase, protein MSTATIPAGLTAVGTKHLFVETTGTGDDVVLVHGLGGTTSFYEPLVASLAERFRVTRYDFAGHGRSPREDELSLGSLTAELALVIETQTTSGRAHLVAHSMGTLIAQQLASTRPDLVREIVLLGPVREQAQAAKDATRARAALVREKGMAAVADTVANAATADHAALANPLVRPFVRELLLGQDPKAYAQACEALAAATNPDLARIQSKVLLLTGSEDKVSTPAANEAIAAELGQAELLVAPGTGHWTVPEAPDFVTAAVLDFLTDSTLKPETKKTCACSSPSPGCQSRRQQTITMQIRKAP, encoded by the coding sequence ATGAGCACCGCGACCATCCCCGCAGGACTGACAGCAGTCGGAACGAAACACCTGTTCGTCGAAACCACAGGCACCGGCGATGATGTTGTCCTGGTCCACGGATTGGGCGGCACCACCAGCTTCTACGAACCCCTCGTCGCCTCACTGGCCGAACGGTTCCGCGTCACCCGCTACGACTTTGCCGGGCACGGACGCTCGCCCCGCGAAGACGAACTGAGCCTGGGATCCCTGACCGCTGAACTGGCCCTGGTCATCGAAACCCAGACCACCTCAGGCCGCGCCCACCTCGTCGCCCACTCGATGGGAACCCTCATCGCCCAGCAGCTGGCCTCAACCCGCCCTGACCTGGTCCGGGAAATAGTCCTGCTCGGCCCGGTCCGGGAACAGGCCCAGGCGGCCAAGGACGCCACCCGGGCACGCGCGGCCCTCGTCCGCGAAAAGGGCATGGCCGCGGTCGCTGACACCGTCGCCAACGCCGCCACCGCCGACCACGCAGCACTGGCGAACCCGCTGGTGCGCCCCTTCGTCCGCGAACTGCTCCTGGGCCAGGACCCGAAAGCCTACGCCCAGGCCTGCGAAGCCCTCGCGGCCGCCACCAACCCGGACCTGGCCAGGATCCAGTCCAAAGTCCTGCTGCTCACCGGCAGCGAAGACAAAGTCAGCACCCCGGCCGCCAACGAGGCCATCGCCGCGGAGCTGGGCCAGGCCGAACTCCTGGTCGCCCCGGGCACCGGCCACTGGACCGTCCCCGAGGCGCCGGACTTCGTCACCGCCGCGGTCCTGGACTTCCTCACCGACTCCACGCTCAAACCGGAGACGAAGAAGACGTGCGCCTGCAGCAGCCCCAGCCCCGGCTGCCAGTCGCGCCGACAGCAGACCATCACCATGCAGATCCGCAAAGCCCCCTAA
- a CDS encoding fumarylacetoacetate hydrolase family protein, with protein MKLVTFRHNGTQRTGVLNEDASTVTAVPGGQDLLSLIDSWDSAAAQLAAVTGEAIPATEIELLAPIPLPRRNIFCVGRNYVEHAKEFANSGYDATASATAQPEYPVVFTKAPSTVIGTNADVDPHTGVTSELDYEAELGVIIGAGGRGISKADALDHVWGYTIINDVTARDLQKDHKQWFLGKSLDTHCPMGPWAVTRDEVGDGPLDLLCTVNGETRQKATTADLIFDIPTIIETISAGITLQPGDIIATGTPVGVGIGFTPPRFLTSGDVVEITISKLGTLRNRIGEGR; from the coding sequence TTGAAACTCGTTACTTTCCGCCACAACGGCACCCAGCGGACCGGCGTCCTCAACGAGGACGCCTCTACGGTGACTGCAGTACCGGGCGGGCAGGACCTGCTTTCGCTCATCGACAGTTGGGACAGCGCCGCGGCCCAGCTCGCCGCCGTGACCGGCGAAGCAATCCCCGCGACCGAGATTGAGCTGCTGGCCCCGATCCCGCTCCCCCGCCGCAACATCTTCTGCGTGGGCCGCAACTACGTCGAACACGCCAAAGAGTTCGCCAACTCCGGCTATGACGCCACCGCCAGCGCCACCGCGCAACCGGAATACCCGGTGGTGTTCACCAAAGCACCTTCTACCGTCATTGGCACCAACGCCGACGTTGACCCGCACACCGGCGTCACCTCCGAACTGGACTACGAAGCCGAGCTCGGTGTCATTATCGGCGCGGGCGGCCGGGGCATCAGCAAGGCGGATGCGCTGGACCACGTCTGGGGTTACACGATCATCAACGACGTTACCGCCCGTGACCTGCAGAAAGACCACAAGCAGTGGTTCCTGGGCAAGAGCCTCGACACCCACTGCCCCATGGGCCCCTGGGCCGTAACCCGCGATGAAGTCGGCGACGGTCCCCTGGACCTGCTCTGCACCGTCAACGGTGAAACCCGCCAGAAGGCCACGACAGCAGACCTGATCTTCGACATCCCCACCATCATCGAAACGATCAGCGCCGGCATCACGCTCCAGCCTGGGGACATCATCGCGACCGGCACCCCGGTCGGCGTCGGCATCGGCTTCACTCCGCCGCGGTTCCTGACCAGCGGAGACGTCGTGGAGATCACCATCAGCAAGCTCGGCACGCTGCGGAACCGGATCGGAGAAGGCCGATGA
- a CDS encoding GntR family transcriptional regulator has protein sequence MAVSAAFENESLSEKVKRTIVDRVVDGTYPPGMRLVELQLAKEFGVSQAPVREALRELSSTRLVENIPRRGTFVRSASQDDLAEVYFVRLALEGTAAAAAYPALHADPTPLREALAGMREAAATNDAHGIAKYSTDFHRAVVVATGNRLMLEIWDSLYVEARTMATVVRGHVDLHTAAEAHVPILEAFESGTPDLCTKLVIEHQHEYSILPQE, from the coding sequence ATGGCGGTATCAGCAGCATTTGAGAACGAGAGCCTCTCGGAAAAGGTCAAGCGCACCATCGTGGACAGGGTCGTTGACGGCACCTACCCTCCCGGTATGCGCCTCGTGGAGCTCCAGCTCGCCAAAGAATTCGGCGTCAGCCAAGCGCCGGTCCGCGAGGCCCTGCGGGAGCTGTCCTCCACGCGGCTGGTCGAAAACATCCCCCGCCGCGGAACCTTCGTCCGGTCCGCCTCCCAGGATGACCTCGCCGAAGTCTACTTCGTCCGCCTCGCGCTGGAGGGAACCGCCGCCGCCGCCGCATATCCGGCACTGCATGCCGACCCGACCCCGCTGCGGGAGGCCCTGGCCGGCATGCGTGAGGCCGCGGCGACGAACGATGCCCACGGCATCGCCAAGTACAGTACCGACTTCCACCGGGCTGTTGTGGTTGCGACCGGGAACCGGCTGATGCTGGAGATCTGGGATTCCCTGTATGTCGAGGCCCGCACCATGGCCACCGTCGTGCGCGGCCACGTCGACCTGCACACAGCGGCCGAAGCCCACGTCCCGATCCTGGAAGCCTTCGAGAGCGGCACACCGGACCTCTGCACCAAGCTCGTCATCGAACACCAGCACGAGTACTCCATCCTCCCCCAGGAATAG
- a CDS encoding DHA2 family efflux MFS transporter permease subunit, with translation MSERSISRLTAVAVTLAVVMDLLDTTVVNIAVPTLQEEFDAGPGPVQWVITSYLLAIAVSLPMSGWISRRMGQGRAFLIALGIFGMASALTALAWSLPVLIAFRALQGLGGGLILPIGMAMLFAAFPSDQRAKASALISVPAALAPVLGPLIGGWFVQDIGWRCVFWLNVPIALAAILTGLRLPAQRPATPGARFDGVGLVLVSAGLVLLVLGLTEAENGYPAALPLIAIATAVLLLAGFAVRQLRREDPLLNVRLLVKREIWSSNLAFLLTALSYGALLFLLPLYLQGHSGMSPLDSGFMTALHAVGILLATPVTTRLTRRTGPRAPLAAGLGLMAAGAGALSLAGQATPGWLTAAAILVAGAGFGTTIVPLQTATVTGLHGPELADGSTIVNMARQIGMAVGVAAAAAALNALNGTNGPGSGYAGAFLLAAALAALAIVPSLAFRDPKPAPRDPEHAPKRPERTGATRAS, from the coding sequence ATGTCTGAAAGAAGCATTTCCCGGCTGACGGCCGTGGCCGTGACCCTGGCTGTCGTCATGGACCTGCTGGATACCACCGTGGTCAATATCGCGGTGCCTACCCTTCAGGAGGAGTTTGACGCCGGCCCCGGGCCGGTCCAGTGGGTGATCACCTCCTATCTTTTGGCGATCGCGGTGTCACTGCCGATGAGTGGCTGGATCAGCCGCCGTATGGGCCAGGGCCGGGCATTCCTGATCGCGCTGGGAATCTTCGGGATGGCCTCGGCCCTCACTGCCTTGGCATGGTCCCTGCCGGTCCTCATCGCGTTCCGGGCTCTACAGGGTCTGGGCGGAGGTTTGATCCTCCCGATCGGCATGGCCATGCTTTTCGCCGCGTTCCCCTCCGACCAGCGGGCGAAGGCCTCCGCGCTCATTTCGGTGCCGGCGGCCCTCGCCCCGGTCCTGGGCCCGCTGATCGGTGGGTGGTTTGTGCAGGACATCGGCTGGCGGTGCGTCTTCTGGCTTAACGTGCCCATCGCCCTCGCCGCCATTCTGACCGGCCTGCGTTTGCCGGCGCAGCGGCCGGCCACCCCCGGTGCCCGGTTCGACGGCGTTGGCCTTGTACTTGTCTCGGCCGGCCTTGTGCTTTTGGTGCTGGGTCTTACCGAAGCCGAGAACGGATACCCCGCCGCTCTGCCCCTGATCGCCATCGCCACCGCAGTGCTGCTCCTGGCCGGATTCGCCGTGCGGCAGCTCCGCCGCGAAGATCCCCTGCTCAATGTCCGGCTGCTCGTCAAGCGGGAGATCTGGAGCAGCAACCTCGCCTTCCTCCTGACCGCCCTGTCCTATGGGGCGCTACTGTTCCTGCTCCCGCTGTATCTCCAGGGCCACAGCGGGATGTCCCCGCTGGACAGCGGATTCATGACAGCCCTGCATGCCGTCGGCATCCTGCTGGCCACCCCGGTCACCACGCGCCTTACCCGGCGCACGGGCCCGCGTGCGCCGCTGGCTGCAGGGTTGGGTCTCATGGCAGCGGGAGCGGGTGCCCTGTCACTGGCGGGCCAGGCAACGCCGGGGTGGCTGACGGCAGCCGCGATTCTGGTTGCGGGTGCGGGTTTCGGCACAACCATCGTCCCGCTGCAGACGGCTACCGTCACCGGACTGCACGGTCCGGAGCTGGCCGACGGTTCGACAATCGTGAATATGGCCCGGCAGATCGGCATGGCGGTCGGCGTAGCCGCCGCCGCTGCTGCCCTCAATGCCTTGAACGGCACCAACGGCCCCGGTTCCGGATATGCTGGCGCCTTTCTCCTCGCCGCGGCCCTGGCAGCGCTGGCCATTGTCCCCAGCCTGGCCTTCAGGGACCCCAAGCCCGCACCGCGAGATCCAGAACATGCCCCGAAACGGCCTGAACGGACGGGCGCCACGAGAGCATCATGA
- a CDS encoding GntR family transcriptional regulator has translation MRVRVRDHIAARIVDGTYVPGQRLTELEIARSLGTSQTPAREALRDLAGMGFVESEPNKGCRVRELDSEDLRQAHPVRAALEEIAGHSAARHLKGKTTDLASALDGMRAAQENGDLIGLCFHSTRFHRHIVESAGNDALTRAWNALGIEMLTLVGAAHDQVGFPNSVEEHAAIMAALEAGQAAAAARLLKNHAWSYVTRDPGSTGALCTTP, from the coding sequence TTGCGCGTCCGCGTCCGCGACCACATCGCGGCCAGGATCGTGGACGGGACCTATGTCCCGGGCCAGCGCCTGACAGAACTGGAGATAGCCCGGAGCCTGGGCACCAGCCAGACACCTGCGCGGGAGGCGCTGCGGGACCTTGCGGGCATGGGCTTTGTAGAGTCCGAACCCAACAAGGGCTGCCGCGTTCGGGAACTGGACAGCGAGGACCTGCGACAGGCCCACCCCGTCCGGGCCGCCCTCGAGGAAATCGCCGGACATTCCGCTGCACGTCATCTGAAGGGCAAGACAACGGACTTGGCCAGCGCGCTGGATGGAATGCGGGCCGCACAGGAAAACGGCGATCTCATCGGGCTGTGCTTCCACAGCACACGCTTCCATCGCCACATCGTTGAAAGCGCCGGCAACGATGCACTCACCCGGGCCTGGAACGCCCTGGGAATCGAAATGCTCACCCTCGTAGGCGCCGCCCACGACCAGGTGGGCTTCCCCAACTCGGTGGAAGAACACGCCGCAATCATGGCAGCCCTCGAAGCGGGTCAAGCCGCCGCGGCGGCCCGCCTATTGAAAAACCATGCCTGGTCATACGTCACCAGGGATCCGGGTTCCACCGGCGCCCTGTGCACCACCCCGTAA
- a CDS encoding SDR family oxidoreductase has product MSTSQTVLIIGGTSGIGRDTAKLLASRGDAVIVAGRTQSRAQATARDIGGGAVGLEIDLTDMDSIRAAAAATGPIDHMVLSAAALDYAPFRELAIDDARNVFEAKFWGYYRAVQVFGPLLPDTGSITFFSGVAADRPAPGTVAVTAVNAAVEGLTRSLAVELAPVRVNAVSPGMTDTEGWSHLPDDQKAAAFEQQAISLPTGRIGRPEDLASTVLHLIDNGFTTGTIHHVDGGARLV; this is encoded by the coding sequence ATGAGCACCTCGCAGACAGTACTGATCATCGGCGGAACCTCCGGCATAGGTCGCGACACCGCGAAACTGCTGGCATCACGCGGTGACGCGGTAATCGTTGCCGGCCGCACGCAATCCCGCGCGCAGGCCACGGCCCGGGACATTGGCGGCGGCGCCGTCGGCCTCGAGATTGACCTCACTGACATGGACAGCATCCGGGCAGCCGCTGCGGCAACAGGCCCCATCGACCACATGGTCCTCTCCGCCGCCGCCCTGGACTATGCCCCCTTCCGGGAACTTGCCATCGACGACGCCCGGAACGTCTTCGAAGCAAAATTCTGGGGTTACTACCGCGCCGTCCAGGTCTTCGGGCCGTTGCTGCCGGACACCGGCAGCATCACTTTCTTCTCCGGCGTCGCCGCCGACCGCCCCGCGCCCGGCACGGTCGCCGTGACAGCAGTGAATGCCGCCGTCGAAGGCCTCACCCGCTCTCTCGCCGTCGAACTAGCTCCCGTGCGGGTTAACGCCGTCAGCCCGGGCATGACCGACACCGAGGGCTGGTCCCACCTCCCCGACGACCAAAAGGCAGCAGCTTTTGAACAGCAGGCCATATCCTTGCCGACCGGCCGCATCGGACGTCCTGAGGATCTCGCCTCTACAGTCCTGCACCTGATCGATAACGGCTTCACGACCGGAACAATCCACCACGTTGACGGCGGAGCCCGCCTTGTCTGA
- a CDS encoding SDR family oxidoreductase, whose translation MLVAGAGGVIGRHAADEYARQGWQVRGISRRPVQGAGWDHLSVDLSDPAASASGLAEAEDTTHLVFGAYAERPTSRELSETNVGLLRNTLDGLYSAGAPLRHVTLYQGGKPYGAHLGYFNTPAKERDPRLVQPNFYYDQEDLLRQTAAERGFDLTILRPEGVVGYAVGNPMNLLMVIAVYASICRELGQPLRFPGTIAAFDALYQVTDAGLLARATVWAGSDPQAAGEVFNITNGDQFRWRQLWPAFARHLCMDYAEPQPVPLAEAMPQLKNVWERLVARHSLVPTPYEDLVGWEFGDFLLRSGFDNVSSTIKARQAGFTDCLDSEDRFLELFRELEADRIIPPVVLSSQSSERYVP comes from the coding sequence GTGCTTGTTGCCGGGGCCGGGGGAGTGATCGGACGGCATGCCGCCGATGAGTATGCACGTCAGGGCTGGCAGGTTCGCGGCATCAGCCGGCGCCCCGTCCAGGGCGCCGGCTGGGACCACTTGTCGGTAGATCTCAGCGATCCCGCAGCCTCCGCTTCAGGTCTGGCTGAGGCCGAAGACACAACGCATCTGGTCTTCGGCGCTTACGCCGAGCGCCCGACGTCCCGGGAACTTTCAGAGACCAACGTCGGATTGCTGCGCAATACCCTTGATGGCCTTTACAGCGCCGGTGCCCCACTGCGTCACGTCACCCTGTATCAGGGCGGAAAGCCCTACGGGGCGCATCTGGGTTACTTCAACACACCGGCCAAGGAGCGGGACCCGCGCCTCGTGCAGCCGAACTTTTACTACGACCAGGAGGACCTGCTGCGTCAAACCGCAGCGGAGCGCGGCTTTGACCTGACCATCCTGCGTCCCGAAGGGGTAGTCGGCTACGCTGTCGGCAACCCAATGAACCTGCTGATGGTAATCGCCGTCTACGCCAGCATCTGTCGTGAACTGGGCCAGCCGCTACGATTTCCCGGCACGATTGCCGCCTTTGACGCCCTCTATCAGGTCACCGATGCAGGGCTGCTTGCCCGGGCCACAGTATGGGCGGGCTCGGATCCACAGGCCGCCGGCGAAGTCTTCAACATCACCAACGGTGACCAGTTCCGTTGGCGCCAGCTGTGGCCGGCCTTCGCCCGTCACCTCTGCATGGATTACGCCGAACCCCAGCCGGTGCCCCTGGCTGAGGCGATGCCTCAGCTCAAAAACGTCTGGGAGCGGCTGGTGGCCCGGCACTCGTTGGTCCCGACTCCGTATGAAGACCTGGTCGGATGGGAATTCGGCGACTTCCTGCTGCGGTCCGGGTTCGACAACGTCTCCTCCACCATTAAGGCCCGGCAGGCCGGCTTCACCGACTGCCTCGACAGCGAAGACCGGTTCCTGGAACTCTTCCGTGAACTTGAGGCCGATCGGATCATTCCGCCCGTTGTGCTAAGCAGCCAGTCATCAGAAAGGTACGTGCCCTGA
- a CDS encoding MFS transporter — MGNAREWSWAARLIVLAVAAATAVSVIYLPQAMLTVLAARFGVAPAAAGVIATSVQAGYAIGIFLLVPLADRVQPRRQVTIQAVLLAAALAVTAVLPEIVGVTLGFLAVGLVANIAQILIPAASRLAPKGKEGAALATVAGALLIGIFGGRIIASLLVQTIGWRWVVLSFAALVLAVLPFLRTALATELELHSAGGNYRHLLASTLQLSRRSPELIQSALMQFFVFATFNSLWTVTVLHLTGPGFGWSVLSAGLFGAVGLAAGIATPFSGRFVDRFGPLPVGLVFLLVLLLGVLSVIIDPSSAVLFGASMFVITWANQTILSANQARTLAANPFQSAQANTVFMFAVFLGGSAGAFTGTVAFSAGGMPLVGVQAGAFVLIALVIWFASATHQKRTTPNPGKKRITA, encoded by the coding sequence ATGGGAAATGCGCGGGAATGGTCCTGGGCCGCCAGACTGATCGTTCTCGCGGTCGCCGCAGCTACAGCGGTCAGCGTTATTTACCTGCCACAGGCCATGCTGACGGTGCTGGCGGCTCGTTTTGGCGTGGCCCCGGCAGCGGCCGGTGTCATCGCGACCAGCGTTCAGGCCGGTTACGCCATCGGCATATTCCTGCTGGTTCCCCTCGCTGACCGCGTTCAGCCCCGGCGGCAGGTCACGATTCAGGCGGTTCTCCTTGCCGCGGCCCTTGCGGTAACGGCGGTGCTGCCCGAGATTGTGGGAGTCACATTGGGATTCCTGGCAGTGGGCCTGGTGGCAAACATTGCCCAGATCCTCATCCCGGCCGCGAGCCGGTTAGCCCCCAAAGGGAAGGAGGGCGCTGCCTTGGCAACAGTGGCCGGCGCCCTGCTGATCGGAATTTTTGGCGGCCGGATCATCGCAAGCCTGCTCGTCCAGACCATCGGATGGCGGTGGGTCGTCTTGTCTTTCGCCGCCCTGGTCCTGGCCGTGCTGCCGTTCCTGCGCACTGCCCTGGCCACAGAGCTCGAGCTGCACTCCGCCGGCGGCAATTACCGGCACCTGCTGGCCTCGACCCTTCAGCTGAGCCGGCGGAGCCCTGAACTGATCCAGTCTGCGCTGATGCAGTTCTTCGTGTTCGCCACCTTCAACTCCCTGTGGACGGTCACGGTGCTGCACCTCACCGGACCTGGCTTCGGCTGGAGCGTCCTCTCGGCCGGCCTTTTCGGGGCCGTCGGACTTGCCGCCGGAATCGCTACCCCATTCAGCGGTCGCTTCGTTGACCGTTTCGGGCCCCTTCCGGTCGGTCTCGTGTTCTTGCTGGTCCTGCTCCTGGGCGTGCTGTCGGTGATCATAGATCCCTCGTCGGCCGTCCTGTTTGGTGCGAGCATGTTCGTCATCACCTGGGCCAACCAGACAATCCTCTCCGCTAACCAGGCCCGGACCCTGGCGGCGAACCCGTTCCAATCAGCCCAGGCCAACACGGTCTTCATGTTCGCAGTGTTCCTGGGCGGCTCAGCCGGAGCCTTTACGGGCACGGTCGCCTTCAGCGCCGGAGGGATGCCCCTCGTCGGCGTGCAGGCTGGCGCCTTCGTTCTCATAGCCCTCGTTATCTGGTTCGCGTCCGCAACGCACCAGAAACGCACCACACCAAACCCTGGCAAGAAAAGGATCACAGCATGA
- a CDS encoding aldo/keto reductase, translating into MTTAGSIQLNTGASIPPVGYGCWQTARADIAAAARAGYRAFDTATFYANEQAVGQGIRDAGLTPEDVFLTTKVWRADMGYAQTLKAFDTSRRLLDADVIDLYLIHWPQPDSRLVAETWRAMEKLLERGTVRSIGVSNFEAADLDLLAQHSDVTPAVNQIELNPLRQRKSLVAENTARGIVTTAWSPLGQGGPVLQNKTLLHLAEDHDVSVAQIVLLWMLQKRIVTIPRSTNPARIVQNLDLNGFTLNTAEMEAIDALSD; encoded by the coding sequence ATGACCACCGCAGGAAGCATCCAGCTGAATACCGGAGCGAGCATCCCACCGGTCGGATACGGATGCTGGCAGACCGCCCGCGCCGATATTGCCGCCGCCGCGCGCGCCGGATACCGCGCCTTTGACACCGCAACCTTCTACGCGAACGAACAGGCCGTAGGTCAGGGCATCCGCGACGCAGGGCTAACCCCCGAAGACGTCTTCCTCACCACCAAGGTATGGCGCGCCGACATGGGCTACGCTCAAACCCTGAAAGCGTTCGACACCTCACGCCGCCTGCTCGATGCCGACGTCATCGACCTCTATCTCATCCACTGGCCCCAGCCCGACTCCCGACTGGTCGCCGAAACCTGGCGGGCCATGGAAAAGCTCCTGGAACGCGGAACCGTCCGCTCCATCGGTGTTTCAAACTTCGAAGCCGCCGATCTTGACCTCCTGGCCCAGCACTCGGACGTCACCCCTGCGGTAAACCAGATCGAACTAAACCCTCTACGGCAGCGCAAGAGCCTGGTTGCGGAAAATACCGCACGCGGCATCGTCACGACAGCCTGGTCACCGCTGGGTCAGGGCGGTCCCGTCCTGCAAAACAAGACACTGCTTCATCTGGCCGAAGACCATGACGTCAGCGTCGCCCAGATCGTCCTTCTCTGGATGCTCCAAAAGCGGATCGTGACAATCCCGCGTTCAACCAATCCCGCACGCATCGTCCAGAACCTCGACTTGAACGGCTTCACCCTAAACACGGCCGAGATGGAAGCCATCGACGCGCTCTCCGACTGA